From Mucilaginibacter rubeus, a single genomic window includes:
- a CDS encoding glutamate synthase subunit beta → MGKPTGFQEFNRELPSKVPATERVKNYNEFVNLYTEEKLNQQSARCMNCGIPFCHSGCPLGNIIPEFNDAVYRKNWEEAYHILSSTNNFPEFTGRICPAPCESACVLGINKPPVAIEEIERHIIEIAYEKNLVKPTAPLVKTGKKVAVVGSGPAGLAAAAQLVKVGHTVTVYERDDRAGGLLRYGIPDFKLEKWVVERRVEVMEKDGVVFKYNSEVGVNVAADELIRNNDAVILAGGSTIPRNLNIPGRELKGIHFAMDFLKQQNKRVSNINVTAEEIIATGKDVVVIGGGDTGSDCVGTSNRQGAASIKQFEVMFQPPAQRTQHMPWPTYPMVLKTTSSHEEGADRFWGVNTLEFLGDEEGNLRALRVVDVEWEQDFMGRPVKFHVVEGSEREIPCQRVFLAMGFLHPQHDTFISQLGVEIDDRKNVKAKEGVYRTNVSKVFTAGDMRRGQSLVVWAISEGREAARKVDEFLMGHSLLESKDAVNQFDQVF, encoded by the coding sequence ATGGGAAAACCTACAGGATTTCAGGAGTTTAATCGCGAACTTCCATCAAAAGTTCCGGCTACTGAACGCGTTAAGAACTATAACGAATTTGTTAATTTATACACCGAAGAGAAACTTAACCAGCAATCGGCGCGGTGCATGAATTGCGGTATCCCTTTCTGCCATTCGGGATGCCCCCTGGGTAACATCATCCCTGAGTTTAACGATGCAGTGTATCGTAAAAACTGGGAAGAAGCTTACCACATATTATCATCAACTAATAACTTCCCTGAGTTTACAGGCCGTATCTGCCCTGCTCCTTGCGAATCTGCATGTGTGTTAGGCATCAACAAGCCGCCTGTTGCTATTGAGGAAATTGAGCGCCATATCATCGAGATCGCTTACGAGAAAAACCTGGTAAAACCAACTGCTCCGCTTGTTAAAACAGGTAAAAAAGTAGCGGTTGTAGGTTCGGGGCCGGCAGGTCTTGCAGCTGCAGCCCAGCTGGTGAAAGTTGGTCACACCGTTACCGTTTACGAACGTGACGACCGTGCAGGTGGATTGTTACGCTACGGTATCCCTGACTTTAAATTAGAGAAATGGGTTGTTGAGCGCCGTGTTGAAGTAATGGAAAAAGATGGCGTTGTATTTAAATACAACAGCGAGGTTGGCGTGAACGTAGCTGCCGATGAACTGATACGTAACAACGATGCCGTAATTTTAGCAGGTGGTTCAACCATTCCACGTAACCTGAATATTCCGGGCCGCGAACTAAAAGGGATCCATTTTGCAATGGACTTCCTGAAACAGCAAAACAAGCGCGTAAGCAATATTAATGTTACTGCCGAAGAGATTATAGCTACCGGTAAAGATGTTGTAGTAATTGGTGGTGGTGACACCGGATCTGATTGTGTGGGTACTTCAAACCGTCAGGGTGCAGCATCTATCAAGCAATTTGAAGTGATGTTCCAGCCACCGGCTCAGCGTACACAGCATATGCCATGGCCTACTTACCCAATGGTACTGAAAACTACCAGTTCGCACGAAGAAGGCGCCGACCGTTTCTGGGGTGTTAATACCTTAGAGTTTTTAGGTGACGAAGAAGGCAATCTGCGTGCATTGAGAGTAGTTGACGTTGAATGGGAACAGGACTTCATGGGCCGCCCGGTAAAATTCCATGTAGTTGAAGGCTCTGAGCGTGAAATCCCTTGTCAACGGGTATTCCTGGCAATGGGCTTTTTACACCCGCAGCATGATACCTTCATCAGTCAGCTTGGTGTTGAAATTGATGACCGTAAAAATGTTAAAGCCAAAGAAGGTGTTTACCGTACCAACGTGAGCAAAGTGTTTACAGCAGGCGATATGCGCCGCGGACAATCACTGGTGGTTTGGGCTATATCTGAGGGCCGCGAAGCAGCCCGCAAGGTTGACGAGTTTTTAATGGGACACTCTTTACTGGAAAGCAAAGATGCCGTTAACCAGTTTGACCAGGTGTTTTAA
- a CDS encoding SRPBCC domain-containing protein, with protein MSTQPFVIERIYAAPIQKVWEAITVKEKMKEWYFDLAEFKPEVGFEFQFTGGDGIKEYLHLCRVTKVVEGKTIAYTWRYDGYEGNSEVTWELSPEGEGTKLVLTHRGLETFPPLDAFKKENFVAGWTHITGISLKEYLEK; from the coding sequence ATGAGCACACAACCATTTGTTATTGAAAGGATTTATGCGGCACCTATACAAAAAGTATGGGAGGCAATTACCGTTAAGGAAAAAATGAAAGAGTGGTATTTTGACCTGGCTGAATTTAAACCTGAAGTAGGTTTTGAGTTTCAGTTTACCGGCGGTGACGGTATTAAGGAATATCTTCACCTTTGCCGTGTAACCAAAGTTGTTGAAGGCAAAACCATAGCCTATACCTGGCGATACGATGGCTACGAAGGTAATTCGGAAGTTACCTGGGAACTTTCCCCTGAAGGTGAGGGTACAAAATTAGTGCTCACCCACCGCGGGCTCGAAACTTTCCCTCCGTTAGACGCCTTCAAAAAAGAAAACTTTGTTGCCGGTTGGACACATATCACCGGTATCTCGCTTAAAGAGTATCTGGAGAAGTAG
- a CDS encoding ArsR/SmtB family transcription factor — MRRDVFQAIADPTRREIINLIAYRQMNLNAVADNFDISRPAVSKHIKILTECGLLVIKQQGRERYCHADLKQLKQVTDWAEQYRQFWTQKLDALDVFLTNEQNTDNQKNNKL; from the coding sequence ATGCGAAGAGACGTTTTCCAGGCGATTGCCGATCCTACCCGGCGCGAGATCATTAATTTGATTGCTTACCGGCAAATGAACCTTAATGCCGTTGCTGATAATTTCGATATCAGCAGGCCGGCTGTATCTAAACACATCAAAATATTAACTGAATGCGGTTTGCTTGTTATTAAGCAGCAGGGGAGGGAGCGCTACTGCCACGCCGACCTGAAACAGCTAAAACAAGTTACCGACTGGGCCGAACAATATCGCCAGTTTTGGACTCAGAAACTGGACGCCCTTGACGTTTTTTTAACCAATGAACAAAATACAGATAACCAAAAAAACAATAAATTATGA
- a CDS encoding DUF3892 domain-containing protein yields MAVRIICIKTDTKPHHNPYVAIDSLEWINERINVKGLTERAKLYDWIKNEDGDAYIIDSNGNKTSLIPAVCPDGNKYVKTVTDESEPDYLLGLPECA; encoded by the coding sequence ATGGCAGTACGTATAATATGTATAAAAACAGATACCAAACCACATCATAACCCTTATGTGGCCATAGATTCGCTTGAGTGGATTAATGAAAGGATCAACGTAAAGGGCCTTACCGAACGGGCAAAACTTTACGACTGGATAAAAAATGAAGACGGCGACGCTTATATCATAGATAGCAACGGCAATAAAACCAGCCTGATTCCGGCAGTTTGCCCCGATGGTAACAAATATGTTAAAACGGTTACCGACGAATCAGAACCCGACTACCTATTGGGCCTGCCCGAATGTGCCTGA
- a CDS encoding CYTH domain-containing protein produces the protein MAIEIERKFLVDHEKWQQLAKPEAIHFRQGYIFSDEKKTIRIRVTDTEAYITIKGSSAGFSRSEFEYTIPAADGVQLLDNFAASELEKYRFNINYADKLWEVDEFLGDNQGLLMAEIELDSEDEKFELPPWVTTEVTGDKRYYNSFLSVNPFKNW, from the coding sequence ATGGCAATTGAAATAGAACGTAAGTTTTTGGTAGATCACGAAAAATGGCAGCAGTTAGCAAAGCCGGAAGCAATACATTTCAGGCAGGGCTATATTTTTAGCGATGAAAAGAAAACCATCCGGATCCGGGTTACTGATACCGAGGCATATATCACCATAAAAGGAAGCTCGGCCGGTTTTAGCCGTAGCGAATTTGAATATACCATCCCGGCGGCAGATGGCGTACAGTTGCTGGATAATTTTGCAGCCTCTGAATTAGAGAAATATCGCTTTAACATCAACTACGCTGATAAGCTTTGGGAAGTTGATGAGTTTTTAGGCGATAACCAGGGCCTGCTTATGGCCGAGATCGAACTCGATAGCGAGGATGAAAAATTTGAACTACCTCCCTGGGTTACTACCGAAGTAACCGGTGATAAGCGATATTATAACTCCTTTTTAAGCGTAAATCCCTTCAAAAACTGGTAA
- a CDS encoding carboxypeptidase regulatory-like domain-containing protein, giving the protein MIIRRFLLLLCLLTAFGASVFAQQDSIPLTTIIEKTSKFSSSYPIEKVYLHTDKPYYAVGDTIWFKAYVTIEKHQPSALSRIVYVDLINNRDSVVESQRIAVNNGFASGNIVLNGDTYKQGAYRLRSYTNWMRNFDPDYFYDHTFNVGNAIDNQVRTNISYKSSTKRTGVKVDATILYKGSDNTPYANKKVSWQLMKNGDPVSKGRGTTDDKGVLLVDLPESQADVITGGILVTSIDVGDRKTINSSFSMRTAVKSYDVQFFPEGGQLTNGIRTKVAFKAIASSGLGVDIKGNIVDDKGTEIAQISSAHLGMGVFALTPDIERSYKANITFPDGSQASYNLPRVQSMGINVAVYSNDPANLTVKISANDLFFQRKQNKSFYLVAQSGGVIYYAAQTVLQSTVYSANIPKSKFPTGIVQVTLFSSGGYALCERIVFIQHNDQMNLALKTDKPSYSTRGNVKITVSAKNNTTPVEGSFSVAVVDDGTVPSNEDAESTILSNMLLTSDLKGYIEKPNYYFNKPDDEKLANLDILMLTQGYRRFDYEDILADKNPPIYLMPEQGIDVTGTLRTNTGLPVAKGSLRLLIPDKNFSAETITDMSGNFKFSNVNVPDTSKITLSARNNPNGRNMVISVNGEAYQKLSKNNNIPEEILNIDSTFRPYLQNSYKQYQSSRTIKEIVVKSTKIVKKASHADYGTFAGLAMQADHEVSAQQLQGCPLLLNCLSTMAMGLTYIDNNFYITRDYNSGSRTPVQVYVGSLPVDANFLSSMASSEVESVEIFLNDGVSGINRTTQTKGVMVINKKVVKKEKITLAQLQELIPKQNVITFAVQGYTKAKEFYSPKYDVTKQGTLGGDLRNTIYWKPNVITDKATGTATINFFNSDQRGSYRAIIEGIDAEGNIGRSVIHYNVK; this is encoded by the coding sequence ATGATCATACGTCGATTTTTACTCCTATTATGCCTGTTAACTGCCTTTGGCGCATCTGTTTTTGCCCAGCAGGATAGCATCCCACTAACTACCATAATCGAAAAAACAAGCAAGTTTAGCAGCAGCTACCCTATCGAAAAGGTTTATCTGCATACCGATAAACCTTACTATGCTGTTGGCGATACCATTTGGTTTAAAGCCTATGTAACTATTGAAAAACACCAGCCTTCGGCGCTGAGCCGTATCGTATATGTCGATTTGATCAATAACCGCGATTCGGTAGTTGAAAGTCAGCGTATCGCAGTTAATAATGGTTTTGCAAGCGGCAACATAGTGCTTAATGGCGATACTTATAAGCAGGGGGCCTATCGTCTGCGCAGCTACACCAACTGGATGCGTAATTTCGACCCCGATTATTTTTACGACCACACTTTCAACGTTGGTAACGCCATAGATAACCAGGTGCGTACCAACATCTCGTATAAAAGTTCAACAAAAAGAACAGGCGTAAAGGTTGACGCAACCATTCTTTATAAAGGATCAGATAATACGCCTTATGCCAACAAAAAGGTAAGCTGGCAACTCATGAAAAATGGCGACCCGGTAAGCAAAGGCCGTGGCACTACCGATGATAAAGGGGTATTATTGGTAGACCTGCCCGAAAGCCAGGCCGACGTGATTACCGGCGGTATCCTGGTTACCTCTATTGATGTCGGCGACCGTAAAACCATCAACAGCAGCTTTTCTATGCGTACAGCAGTTAAGAGTTATGATGTGCAGTTTTTCCCGGAGGGCGGTCAGTTAACCAACGGTATCCGTACCAAAGTTGCCTTTAAGGCTATTGCCTCAAGCGGTTTGGGAGTTGATATTAAAGGAAATATTGTTGACGATAAAGGTACCGAAATTGCCCAGATCAGCAGCGCACACTTAGGTATGGGCGTATTTGCCTTAACCCCTGACATCGAAAGATCATACAAAGCCAACATCACTTTTCCCGATGGCTCACAGGCAAGTTATAACCTGCCACGTGTGCAATCTATGGGGATAAACGTTGCGGTATACAGCAACGATCCGGCTAACTTAACTGTGAAAATATCGGCTAACGACCTGTTTTTTCAGCGTAAGCAAAACAAAAGCTTTTACCTGGTAGCACAAAGCGGAGGTGTTATTTATTATGCCGCGCAAACAGTGTTGCAAAGCACAGTTTATTCGGCTAATATCCCTAAAAGTAAGTTCCCTACAGGTATTGTGCAGGTAACGCTGTTTTCTTCTGGCGGATACGCTTTATGCGAGCGAATAGTATTTATTCAGCATAACGATCAGATGAACCTGGCCCTGAAAACAGATAAACCTTCGTACAGTACCAGGGGTAATGTAAAAATCACTGTATCGGCAAAAAACAATACCACACCGGTTGAAGGCAGCTTTTCGGTAGCGGTTGTTGACGATGGCACTGTACCATCAAATGAAGACGCGGAATCGACCATATTAAGTAATATGCTGCTCACTTCCGATCTGAAAGGCTATATCGAAAAACCAAATTACTACTTCAACAAACCGGATGACGAAAAACTGGCTAACCTTGATATTTTAATGCTTACCCAAGGCTACCGCCGTTTTGATTATGAAGATATCCTGGCCGATAAAAACCCTCCTATTTACCTGATGCCGGAGCAAGGCATTGATGTAACAGGAACCTTGAGGACCAATACGGGCCTGCCGGTTGCAAAGGGAAGTCTACGTTTATTGATCCCGGATAAAAACTTCTCGGCAGAAACGATAACCGACATGTCGGGCAATTTCAAATTCTCGAATGTTAATGTCCCGGACACTTCAAAAATCACTCTGAGCGCACGTAACAACCCTAATGGGCGTAACATGGTAATATCTGTTAATGGCGAGGCTTATCAAAAACTAAGCAAAAACAATAATATCCCGGAAGAGATCCTGAACATTGACAGCACCTTCCGCCCTTATCTGCAAAACAGCTATAAACAATATCAAAGCTCACGTACCATCAAGGAGATCGTAGTAAAATCGACCAAAATTGTGAAAAAAGCAAGCCATGCCGATTATGGTACATTTGCCGGCTTAGCAATGCAGGCCGATCACGAGGTATCAGCACAACAATTACAAGGCTGTCCTTTATTGCTTAACTGTTTATCAACCATGGCAATGGGCCTTACTTATATCGACAACAATTTTTATATCACCCGCGATTATAATTCAGGCAGCAGAACACCGGTACAGGTATACGTAGGTAGCTTACCTGTTGACGCCAACTTTTTATCAAGCATGGCCTCAAGTGAAGTAGAGTCTGTTGAGATCTTTTTAAATGACGGTGTAAGCGGTATTAACCGCACAACCCAAACCAAAGGTGTGATGGTGATTAACAAAAAGGTTGTTAAAAAAGAAAAGATAACATTGGCTCAACTACAGGAATTGATCCCGAAACAAAATGTGATCACTTTTGCGGTACAGGGATATACCAAAGCCAAAGAGTTTTATTCGCCTAAATATGACGTCACCAAACAAGGCACCCTTGGCGGCGATTTACGTAATACTATTTACTGGAAACCAAACGTAATTACTGATAAAGCAACCGGTACCGCCACTATCAATTTCTTCAACAGCGATCAGCGTGGCTCATACCGCGCTATAATTGAAGGTATTGATGCTGAAGGCAATATAGGCCGCAGCGTGATACACTACAACGTAAAATAA
- a CDS encoding DUF1761 domain-containing protein, translating to MNFQLINWLAVLVAALSAFLVGGIWYSPALFANAWMADNKLTTAELQASNKGRAFGFTAFFSIIMAINLAMFLAGAKTDLAWGTAAGFLAGIWTFCAIAIHSLFELKSWRLIFINGGYSVVSLTLMGLILGAWR from the coding sequence ATGAATTTTCAACTTATCAACTGGCTGGCCGTTTTGGTTGCAGCATTATCCGCATTTTTAGTTGGCGGGATCTGGTATTCCCCTGCCCTGTTTGCCAATGCCTGGATGGCCGATAACAAACTGACCACCGCAGAACTGCAAGCATCAAACAAAGGCCGGGCATTTGGCTTTACCGCCTTTTTCTCCATTATAATGGCGATAAACCTTGCCATGTTTTTAGCCGGTGCTAAAACCGATCTGGCCTGGGGAACCGCGGCCGGTTTTCTTGCCGGTATCTGGACGTTTTGCGCTATAGCCATTCACAGTTTGTTTGAGCTTAAAAGCTGGCGGTTAATATTTATAAACGGCGGTTACAGCGTAGTATCATTAACCCTGATGGGATTGATATTAGGTGCCTGGAGATAG
- a CDS encoding aldo/keto reductase, which translates to MASTTSSFEKTFTIGGDITINRLGYGAMRITGPGIWGPPKDKEESIRVLKRAVELGVNFIDTADSYGPNVSEELIAEALHPYPADLLIGTKGGLLRTGPNEWPVDSSPEHLKEALQGSLKRLKVDRIDLYQLHRIDPKVPAEKSFEFLQKAQQEGKIRHIGLSEVSVADIKLAQQFFEVVSIQNMYSVDNRKWEAELEYTRDHNIAFIPWFPLGGGNVQGEAILNRIAAKHDATLHQIALSWLLHHSPNILLIPGTSSVKHLEENMKTADIQLSEDDIDILNTLADA; encoded by the coding sequence ATGGCAAGCACAACAAGTTCATTTGAAAAAACATTCACCATTGGTGGCGACATTACTATCAATCGTTTGGGTTACGGCGCAATGCGCATTACCGGACCGGGCATTTGGGGACCGCCTAAAGACAAGGAAGAAAGCATCCGTGTATTAAAGCGTGCTGTTGAGCTGGGTGTTAATTTTATTGACACAGCCGACAGCTATGGGCCAAACGTATCGGAAGAATTAATTGCCGAAGCGCTGCACCCATACCCTGCCGACTTGTTAATAGGCACCAAAGGCGGCTTGCTGCGTACCGGACCTAATGAATGGCCTGTAGATTCATCGCCCGAGCATTTGAAAGAAGCCCTGCAAGGCAGCTTGAAACGCCTGAAAGTTGACCGTATCGATTTATACCAATTACACCGTATTGATCCTAAAGTACCTGCCGAAAAATCATTTGAATTTTTACAAAAAGCGCAGCAAGAGGGCAAAATCAGGCACATAGGCTTATCAGAAGTAAGCGTTGCGGATATTAAACTTGCCCAGCAATTTTTTGAAGTGGTATCTATACAGAATATGTACAGCGTTGATAACCGTAAATGGGAGGCAGAACTGGAGTATACCCGCGATCATAACATCGCATTTATCCCCTGGTTCCCGCTTGGTGGCGGCAATGTACAGGGCGAAGCGATATTAAACCGGATTGCTGCCAAACATGACGCTACCCTGCATCAGATTGCTTTGAGCTGGCTGTTGCACCATTCACCAAATATTTTACTGATCCCGGGCACCTCGAGCGTTAAGCATTTGGAAGAAAACATGAAGACCGCCGATATTCAGTTATCTGAAGATGATATAGACATATTGAACACCTTGGCCGACGCATAA
- a CDS encoding YciI family protein, whose translation MKQYLVTAYDYTDAEAFDRRMAARPHHVDGAKALKASGNLIVAGAMLNEEGKMVGSTMIVQFESLEELEAWKQNDPYITQRVWESVDVKPFKVADL comes from the coding sequence ATGAAACAATACCTTGTAACCGCATATGATTATACAGATGCTGAAGCATTTGACCGCCGCATGGCCGCTCGTCCGCATCACGTTGATGGCGCGAAAGCACTTAAAGCAAGTGGTAACTTAATTGTGGCCGGGGCCATGCTTAATGAAGAAGGGAAAATGGTGGGCTCAACTATGATAGTACAGTTTGAATCATTGGAAGAGCTGGAGGCCTGGAAACAAAACGACCCTTACATCACACAACGGGTTTGGGAAAGCGTTGATGTAAAGCCGTTTAAAGTGGCTGATTTGTAA
- a CDS encoding galactokinase, producing MKNNLHQEFIKIFNKEADNAYFSPGRVNLIGEHIDYNGGLVMPCAITFGTYLLTSPNEDGIFRFRSLNFSEQQDIPLQLHYEKTGENWFNFPIGVINRFVKDGHPLKGLDMLFYGDIPIGSGLSSSASIEVVTSYALNDLFNSGYDKLDLVKLSKDVENNFIGVNCGIMDQFAVAFGEKNKALMLNCDTLDYQAVDSNLGDYVLAIINTNKPRKLAESKYNERVQECQAALIALQQQLDIKYLCEIDSATFEQYKHLITDPVVLKRAKHVIEENDRVKLAATALAANDVAEFGKLMYASHDSLRDLYEVSGVELDTVAEYSKTNPDVAGARMTGAGFGGCAIALVKGDAFDKFSKEVTEYYTQKIGYAPSVYSSLIGDGVGELVSELN from the coding sequence ATGAAGAATAATTTGCACCAGGAATTTATTAAGATCTTTAACAAAGAAGCAGACAACGCGTACTTTTCGCCGGGCCGTGTAAACCTTATTGGCGAACATATTGATTATAACGGCGGTTTGGTTATGCCATGCGCTATTACTTTTGGCACCTATTTGCTAACCTCGCCTAATGAGGACGGTATTTTTCGCTTCAGAAGTTTAAATTTCAGTGAACAACAAGATATTCCGCTGCAACTTCATTATGAAAAAACCGGTGAAAACTGGTTTAACTTCCCTATCGGTGTAATTAACCGTTTTGTTAAGGATGGCCACCCATTAAAAGGCCTGGATATGCTATTTTATGGCGATATTCCAATCGGTTCCGGATTGTCATCATCAGCCTCTATCGAGGTGGTGACTTCTTATGCTTTAAACGATCTGTTTAACAGCGGCTATGATAAGCTTGACCTGGTAAAACTCTCTAAAGATGTAGAAAACAACTTTATTGGTGTTAACTGCGGTATTATGGACCAGTTTGCAGTTGCCTTCGGCGAAAAAAATAAAGCCCTGATGCTTAACTGCGATACCCTGGATTACCAGGCGGTTGATAGTAACCTCGGCGATTATGTTTTAGCCATCATCAATACCAACAAGCCACGTAAACTGGCCGAATCAAAATATAACGAACGTGTACAGGAGTGCCAGGCTGCCCTGATAGCCCTGCAACAGCAACTGGATATCAAATACCTTTGCGAAATTGACAGCGCTACTTTTGAGCAATATAAACACCTGATCACCGATCCGGTAGTATTAAAACGTGCCAAACACGTAATTGAAGAAAACGACCGCGTAAAATTGGCTGCGACAGCCCTTGCCGCCAATGATGTAGCCGAATTTGGCAAGCTAATGTACGCTTCTCATGATTCTCTGCGCGACTTATACGAAGTAAGCGGTGTTGAATTAGATACCGTTGCCGAATACAGCAAAACCAATCCTGACGTGGCCGGTGCGCGTATGACGGGTGCAGGTTTTGGCGGTTGCGCCATCGCCCTGGTAAAAGGCGATGCTTTTGATAAATTCAGCAAAGAAGTAACCGAATATTATACGCAGAAAATAGGCTACGCCCCATCTGTTTACAGCTCGCTAATTGGCGATGGCGTAGGCGAACTGGTTTCGGAACTTAACTAA
- a CDS encoding RNA methyltransferase, which translates to MRKLKLDELNRATVDEFKAQDKLPVAVVLDNVRSMHNIGSIFRTSDGFAVEQICLCGITAQPPHREIEKTALGATQSVNWTYYETPLQAVEQLRKDGYQIIAIEQAENSTMLHEFKPAEDGKYALIFGNEVNGVSDEVMQVIDGCIEIPQFGTKHSFNIVVSAGIVLWDFFAKMAI; encoded by the coding sequence ATGCGCAAATTAAAATTAGATGAGCTGAACCGGGCTACGGTTGATGAATTTAAAGCACAGGATAAATTGCCGGTTGCCGTGGTATTGGATAACGTGCGCAGCATGCACAATATTGGCTCCATCTTCCGTACTTCTGATGGTTTTGCGGTAGAACAGATTTGCCTTTGTGGCATCACCGCTCAGCCTCCCCACCGCGAAATTGAAAAAACCGCCCTCGGCGCAACCCAATCTGTTAACTGGACTTACTACGAAACCCCTTTGCAGGCTGTTGAACAATTACGCAAAGATGGTTACCAGATCATAGCCATTGAACAAGCCGAAAACAGCACCATGCTTCACGAATTTAAACCTGCCGAAGATGGCAAATACGCCCTTATTTTCGGCAACGAGGTAAACGGAGTAAGTGATGAGGTAATGCAGGTCATCGACGGATGTATCGAGATCCCCCAGTTTGGCACCAAGCATTCTTTTAACATCGTAGTATCGGCAGGTATTGTACTTTGGGATTTTTTCGCCAAGATGGCGATATAG
- a CDS encoding GNAT family N-acetyltransferase, with the protein MEHVLDNPAWNALNTGNRLLAGGNDIAKYFPKEISPFVGIPEVSAENFNTLYGTIPFESYFIFIAPHDIVIPEQWTIVNYLKCLQMVFEGEIPADFSDKGLLPLTEQHVPQMIELTQLTNPGPFIERTIEFGHYHGIFDGDKLVAMAGQRLNPTPYAEISAVCTHPDYLGRGYAGKLLLNQAKRIKAASGIPFLHVKSENERAIKVYEKLGFVTRKEMSFYVLKK; encoded by the coding sequence ATGGAACATGTACTTGATAATCCCGCCTGGAACGCGCTTAACACGGGTAACAGATTGCTTGCAGGCGGAAACGATATAGCTAAATATTTCCCTAAGGAGATCTCTCCCTTTGTTGGAATACCTGAAGTATCTGCCGAAAATTTTAATACCCTTTACGGTACTATCCCTTTTGAAAGCTATTTTATTTTTATTGCCCCTCATGATATTGTAATCCCCGAGCAGTGGACGATAGTAAACTATCTGAAATGTCTTCAGATGGTTTTTGAAGGAGAAATACCCGCGGATTTTTCCGATAAAGGCCTGTTACCACTTACAGAACAGCATGTGCCGCAAATGATTGAACTTACGCAGCTAACAAACCCAGGTCCTTTTATTGAAAGAACAATAGAGTTTGGACACTACCATGGCATTTTTGATGGGGATAAGTTAGTAGCGATGGCCGGTCAGCGGTTAAATCCCACACCTTATGCCGAGATCAGCGCTGTTTGTACCCATCCAGATTACCTCGGTCGCGGTTACGCCGGGAAGCTGTTATTAAATCAGGCTAAGCGGATTAAAGCAGCTTCTGGAATCCCTTTTCTGCATGTTAAATCTGAAAATGAAAGAGCGATTAAAGTATACGAAAAGCTCGGTTTTGTAACCAGGAAGGAAATGTCGTTTTATGTGTTGAAGAAGTAA
- a CDS encoding YdeI/OmpD-associated family protein produces MNALAKKFLIKPNSRWLIQNAPAGYLDSLNTLPDNANLVFSAEGEFNGIQLFVKNSEELISELKVITPLLKADTVFWIIYPKKNSGIQTDLEMMSSWDAPAQYGLRPVASAAVNEVWTALRFRPVEAVKVSEGRNEAVRNNEHSAYIDVDNKIVTLPDYVKETLEQHPGVLDYFQSLAYSHKKEYVLWILTAKQEKTRQYRLVKMVEMLQNKKKNPSDK; encoded by the coding sequence ATGAACGCCCTCGCTAAAAAATTCCTGATCAAACCAAATTCACGCTGGCTGATCCAAAACGCGCCCGCTGGTTACCTGGATAGCCTTAATACCCTACCCGATAATGCCAATCTTGTTTTTAGTGCCGAGGGCGAGTTTAATGGCATCCAGCTATTTGTAAAAAACAGCGAAGAGCTAATATCTGAGCTTAAAGTAATAACTCCATTGCTAAAAGCCGACACGGTTTTCTGGATCATTTATCCCAAAAAAAATTCGGGGATCCAAACCGATCTGGAAATGATGAGCAGCTGGGATGCTCCCGCTCAATACGGACTTAGGCCTGTGGCCTCAGCGGCTGTTAACGAAGTGTGGACGGCATTACGCTTTCGCCCTGTTGAAGCTGTAAAGGTTTCTGAAGGGCGTAATGAAGCCGTTCGCAATAACGAGCACAGCGCTTATATTGACGTAGACAATAAAATAGTTACCCTGCCTGATTATGTAAAGGAAACATTAGAACAACATCCAGGCGTACTTGATTACTTTCAATCGCTGGCTTATAGTCACAAAAAAGAATATGTGCTCTGGATCCTGACTGCTAAACAGGAGAAAACCCGGCAGTACCGTTTAGTGAAGATGGTGGAGATGCTGCAGAATAAAAAGAAAAATCCTTCTGATAAATAG